Below is a window of 'Nostoc azollae' 0708 DNA.
TATTTTCGAGATTTTCTCTGGCGGTTATTGTATGTGTGAGTAAGTTATTCTGATTGGATACTTTGATTTCTAATTCGTGAATTTCGATTCTCAGTTCATAAAGTTTTTCGTCTAGTTGGGGTTTGAGTCGATTGATGAGAACTAGGTTATTTTCTATCTCCTGTTTTTCTTGCTTGAAGGCTTCAATTTGTGCTTTTAGTTGGGTAATTTCTGAACGAAATACGTTACAATTTAGTTCTAGACGGCGTTTTTCTGCTGCGAGTTCAGAGCAAGAATTATTAAGTTTCTCTGTATTATTTTGTAGTTTATGCAGTTCGGTTGTGAAATTATTAATTTCTAATTCTAACTGCTTTTTTTGTCCGGCGAAGGTCCCTAGCTCTCGATGAAGGCTATCTCTTTGATTACGACATTCTGCGATCTGATTTTGTAGTTGTTGTGATTCTGTATAGAGGATGGTTTTATGTTCTTCTACTTGTTTAATTTCTCTAGCAATCCGATATTTTAATCCTTCCAGTTCTCTAATTCTTCTATGCAGAGAACTTAAAACTAGCATTTCATAATTTCTACGCCGTTTATCAACAAATAATGCGGCTGAATAGGTTGCTAAGACGGTAATTATAGCTGTGAGTAAGGCTTTAGTAAAATCCCAGTTGGGGACTAAGCTTAAACCAAAACTGACACTAAAGGCAAATACACATAGAATTAATCTATTGCTGACTATTGCTGACTGCATATTGCTTGTTTTTAGCGTAGTAAATTTGTCCGAATTAGTAGTTATTAATGTCATTATCTTTCACATTTTCTTGTCGTTTAAGTTGATTGGGATTATTTCTAATAAAAGTTGATAATTCAGTTAATTACAGGCTATTTTTATTTTCTCTATCTACAGATAAATCTGCTTTTAAGAAGTCTATAAGCTGCTGTGCCGTGCGTCCAGAACGGCCATTATGGCGACTTACCCATTGTAAAGCTTTGTATTCTAAATCTTCTTGATTGAGATTAAGATCCACTTGTGCTGCTAAACGTTGAACAATTTTTAAATATGTTTTTTGATCTGCTGATTCAAATGTTAATGTTAGACCAAAGTGATCCCTAAAGGAAAGCTTCTCCTGCATTGTATCCCAAGCATGGACTTCCTCGTCATCCTTGGGGGTGGGTCTATCATTAAAATACTCTCGAATTAGGTGACGACAGTTCGAGGTAGCATAAATTACTACATTTTGTGGTTTATCAGTTAAACTCCCTTCTAAAACTACTTTCAATACTTTAAAAGCATCATTATCTTCCTCAAGGGAAAGATCATCGACAAAAATGATAAATTTTTGTGGTATCCCCCGCAACTGTTCGATAATTTGCGGTAAGTTTTTTAACTCTGGTTTTGTTACTTCTATCAAACGCAGGATTTTGTGACCATTTTCATGTAGCAAGGATTTGACTAAAGAAGATTTGCCAGAACCCCGACTACCGTAAAGTAATAGGTGCAATGCTGGCTGTCCTAACAATAAAAACTTGGTATTTTTTAACAATGTATCTTTTTGCCACTCATAACTTAGCAATGTATCTACTTTAACTGGAGCAGGATAGAGGATACCAGTAAGATTCCCATTTTGCCAGCGAAAAGCCCGATATTGTGCAAATAAACCTGTTCCGTATTGCTGATAATAAGCGACTAAATTTTCGACAGCATCCGCCCATGTTTCCAACTGTAGAAATGAGAAAATAAAATCTATATCAATTTCTATGCTTTCTGATTCTTGGTACCACACCACCGGGGAAACTGGCAAATGAGCAACAAATTGCACCCACTCACTTAAAATAGCACTGTTACAATCATATAAATTTTGTAATATTTGTAAATCATGTTGGGCTGCCGCAACCAAGGCGGTTGGTAAATCAGCAAATGCTCGTTGTTGAGCTAATCTAGTAAAAGGGTTGTCAGCAATGAGAATTTGACGAATTAAGTATTCTTCCCAAGTTTGTTTGCTGGCAGCTAAAGCTTGAAAGTAATTACCGTAAGCTTGGAGACAGTTCCGCCCATCGGCATCACTGTAACGTATAGATTGTAATAGATCAAGAAATGCGATCGGCACTTCGCCTTGAAGGACAGATTGGTAAAGTAAAAGAGATGCTGCTTGACGCTGGAAAAATTGAACTTTGGTGTAAAAAGAGGTATTTACCGTAGACATCGCTTGATAATCCATCAATCAACTTTAATTTCCCACTGACTCTATCAGATTTTTGATTGATACCACGGATCAATCCGGGGCTTTGTAACATAAAGGAATTATTGGTAACAATGAATTTAGGTATAGTTGTCGCTTTTGGCTACGGCATTTTAGCATTAGTAGGTGGGATCATTGGTTATATTCAGGCTAAGAGCAAAGTTTCTTTACTAAGTGGTAGCATTAGCGGTTTCTTGATCATCTTTGCTGCCTACAGTCAACTTCAGGGACAAACCTGGGGTTTAACTTTAGCAGCTTTTGTTACTGGTATTTTAGTAGTTTTTTTTGCCTTTAGACTAGCTAGAACACGCAAATTTATGCCTGCGGGCTTGATGATTATTTTTGGTATTCTGACATTAGCAATAATAGTGAATCAAATCTTTGCTTCTTAGTAGCCACCTGTGTTTATTCAGAATTCAGAATTATGGCTTGCGTCACGCTGCGCTACCAGGAGAAAGAATCAAGGTTTTTCGCCTACATCCCTATTTTGTATAGGAAAGGACAAGGCGGTTAGGACATCAATTGATAATAAAACCCATATACCAAAAGACCTTTCACACTGTCACCTGCTATAACTCGCAGCTTGGGTTATTCATGTTTAAGTAAACATATACATTTCCTGAACACCAGTAAATCTATTAGTACATTAATATTATTAAATAAGACTATGATTTTTACAACATCACAGTAAATATGAATAAATAACTCCTGTAAAATGACCTACAAGAGTGGAATTAAAAGTATTTAACCCCTTCGTTACATCACGAATAAACACAAAAAATTGAATGCTGTTTCCTGTCACCAGTCATCTATCATCGGTAACAGATATTTCTTGAGAGCCAAAAACATTGACTAGCAATCATAAACTAGTTAGTAAACTTTACGATCAATAGCACTTAACCACATAACTCTATATATACTAGAGTTATTAATGTCAATCTTGTAAAGATTTTATGGTATTGTCAGTATACTTTAAAGGAAACATAAAGGTTATTTTGCCATTTTGGCAGGTTTACCAGGCATAAATAAGATATTACTAGATAGTAGTAATCGTGATTAATGCTTACTCCCTTCTGATTACCTACCGAATCATCATTAGTCTAAATCAACTCTGACTTCAGTAGTTCTCTCAGCAACTTAAGAAACTAGGAAAATCATACATGATATTATCACTGTCTTCTCAAAATGTTATTCAGTATCTGCAAAATGTAGGTCTGTGTAGCTTAGAAGATGGCACCTTATATGAATCTGAGTTGCCAGAAAATAGCGGTAATAATCGAAATTTATTGGTGAATCTGCCGGATAATCGTAAACTGCTGGTTAAACAAGAACGTCGCCTGAATTTTGATAGCAATATCCATCAATTCTTTAATGAGTGGCTATTTCACCAATTACTCCAAAAATTTCCAGTTCTTGGCAATATTTCGGAGCTTCCATCATTATTACTACATTTTGACGAAGAAAATTCTATTATTGTTCGTAGTTATTTAAGCGAATATGTGGAACTAGGTAAATTTTATCAAAATAACAGTATTTTTCCCACAGAAATCGCCACCGCTATTGGTACCACACTAGCAGGATTACATTGTTCCACTTTTCAACGACGAGAGTATCAAGATTTTATGGATACTGCTCCCCAAGGACAGTTTCGCTATCACTTTTATAATCCTGCTCAAGGAATAGGTTCAATTAATCAAGATATTTTTAGCAAGATCCCCACTGAAGCACTGAAGTTTCATGTTCTCTATCAAAGGTACGAAAGTTTAGAATCAGCAATTGCTGACTTAGCTTATGAATGGAAGCCTTGCTGTTTGACTCACAATGATTTGCAGTTAAACAATATTTTGGTACATTCCCGTTGGCAACAACTAGATAATTGCTTAATGAGAGTAATTGATTGGGAAGCTTGCGCTTGGGGAGACCCAGCTTTTGATTTAGGAACTTTATTAGCAAGTTACATCAAAATTTGGCTTTCAAGTTTGGTAGTAGATCCCAGTTTAGAGTTAGAAGAATCTCTAAATTTGGCAATGATTCCCCTAGAAATTATTCAACCTTCTATGTTGGCTGTAATTCGTGCTTACCTCCAGGCTTTTCGCCTGATTTTAGATGAACGCCAAGACTTTATTTTGCGTGTGATTCAGTTTACAGGATTAGCACTAACTCACCAAATTCAAAATATGATTGAGTGCTGCAAATACTTTGATAATACTCACATCTGTATGTTGGAAGTGGCCAAAAATTTGTTAATTAGTCCTGAAGAATCTGTATTAACTGTTTTTGGAAGTTCTGAAACCGAAATCCTGCAATCTGTCAAAGGCTACCACAAAATAGTTCAATCTGAAGAAAAGCAACTACTGCGGATTTATTACGGAAAAACGCGTCTACGCGGTTGCTAGTAATTCTAGATTTTTTTATTTAGAATAAATTTGGAGGTGCAAATTTATTAATGTTAAACAATTCTACTAATGAGATCCTCAATTCTTTATTTGATATTGCCGCCAATATCCAAATTGAACCTAACTTCTGTATTCAACATCCCAACTATCAACCTTTTGCTCTACCAAATACAGTAGCAAATAGATTTCAACAGAATTCACCAGATTTACAACATAAATATCTAGCTCTACTTTTGCGAAATTTTCTACATGGTATTTATTATAATGGTTCACTCCAAACAGCTTTATCAATAAATGCTAATCATGGGAATTACTCATCACATAAAATTTTAGAGCACAACTCTAACGTGGGCATTGATTGGGACTTTTATGAACAATTACACCAGCACAATCATGGTAATGGTCATTATGATTGTAATTGGGAAGTTTTGCGACTAGAACCTGATGGGAGTTTAGCAGTGACAAAAAATGATTTAACATTGTATGTTGAAGCAGAATGTTATCTGAAATCCCGTAAAGAATATGCAAAAGTGGGTGATTTAACCGCTATTTGGATGCCTAAAAATCGCTTACAAAATGGCTGTTATGTGGCAGTTAGTAATCTAGGACAGGAACGCCAAGATACAGGAGATACTAATTTGGGAGTAGGGCGAATTTATTTTAATTTTAGTTCGTTCGGTGCGATCGCACTAATGGATAGCCTAACACAACATCTTAACAACGCCAATATTCCCTTTAGCTTTGAAGTTCTTTATAACCCATCAACTTATGGGCGTTATGATGCAGGCGTACTTCACTTTGAACTACAAGATTATGCCATAATTCACAAAATTCTCCAGATAGTTTATAAACAGCACCAATCTTATTTTCAGCCACAAATTCCCCTATTTACCAAATTTCTAGCACCCGGACTAAGTTTAGCAGAAGCACCAAGCCAAAAATTTGCCCCACAGGAAAGTTTTGGTATGAACCGATGTCAAATAGTTGCTAATGCCTTATTAGAAGCCTGGGAAAAAGGTAAAAATGCCATTGAAGAACGCATGAGGATAATTGACCAACATTTTGCACAGAATTTAATTGATGTCCAGCGTCCTTACTTGAACCCCAGTTCTGAAGATATATATATCCCATTAAATTCCTAACCTTGGTAAGTAGAGTAACATAAGTTTATAGAGCAGGTATTACGCCTGCTTTTTATTTTTATTGAGGAAATTAAAAACATGATTTTCACATATAAACGCACGATAAGATTTCAAGATACTGATGCCGCTGGAGTCGTTTATTTTGCTAATGTTTTAAGTATGTGTCATGAAGCCTACGAAGAATCTCTAGGGCATTCAGGTATAAATATTCATAATTTTTTCACTCGTCCATTTGTGGCTTTTCCCATTGTTCATGCTAATGTAGATCTTTTGCGTCCTATGTATTGTGGTGATAAATTGATGATTAGTTTAATTCCTCAAAAAATAGGTATGGATAAGTTTGAAATTAGCTATGAAATTACGGTGAATGATGTAATAGTTGCCAAAGCAATTACTAGGCAGGTTTGTATTGATGTGAATAGTAGAACTAAGCAGGAATTACCAGATGAGATGATTTCTTGGTTGGAAACGAACCGCAGAGATGCAGAAGGTGTAGAGAGAAGAAAGTCCAGAGAGGAAATTATGTAATTCGTAATTCGTAATTTGTAATTAAGAATTAACCAAAAGTGTATTCGTGTTTTCAATGCGGCACAGATCACTGAGGAAAGGTCAGATCTTGTATTGATAAGGTTTGCATTTTATAAAGTGGAAAAACTGGGAATCTCGTCCCTCTATCGTTACCGTGAGTGTGGTTGCTGGTTTCGCTGGACTAATTACTCTTGGATGTGGAACCTTTGCAACTTATAGTGGACAAAACCCAAATATCAATACTTCAAGCGAAAATGTTTCTGCTAATAAAGGCGAAAATAACTCAACTATAAATACTGATAGTGAAGTTATTTCTGCAAATGCTTCTGAAGAAGTGTCTCTACAACAACAAAATATGGCATACAGGGAAGTAAGGAAACTTATTATACAACAGGATTGGAGTCCAAACTTACAAGGTGAATCGCCAAATCTCCGGGATATTTTGGTTA
It encodes the following:
- a CDS encoding ATP-binding protein produces the protein MSTVNTSFYTKVQFFQRQAASLLLYQSVLQGEVPIAFLDLLQSIRYSDADGRNCLQAYGNYFQALAASKQTWEEYLIRQILIADNPFTRLAQQRAFADLPTALVAAAQHDLQILQNLYDCNSAILSEWVQFVAHLPVSPVVWYQESESIEIDIDFIFSFLQLETWADAVENLVAYYQQYGTGLFAQYRAFRWQNGNLTGILYPAPVKVDTLLSYEWQKDTLLKNTKFLLLGQPALHLLLYGSRGSGKSSLVKSLLHENGHKILRLIEVTKPELKNLPQIIEQLRGIPQKFIIFVDDLSLEEDNDAFKVLKVVLEGSLTDKPQNVVIYATSNCRHLIREYFNDRPTPKDDEEVHAWDTMQEKLSFRDHFGLTLTFESADQKTYLKIVQRLAAQVDLNLNQEDLEYKALQWVSRHNGRSGRTAQQLIDFLKADLSVDRENKNSL
- a CDS encoding tellurite resistance TerB C-terminal domain-containing protein → MQSAIVSNRLILCVFAFSVSFGLSLVPNWDFTKALLTAIITVLATYSAALFVDKRRRNYEMLVLSSLHRRIRELEGLKYRIAREIKQVEEHKTILYTESQQLQNQIAECRNQRDSLHRELGTFAGQKKQLELEINNFTTELHKLQNNTEKLNNSCSELAAEKRRLELNCNVFRSEITQLKAQIEAFKQEKQEIENNLVLINRLKPQLDEKLYELRIEIHELEIKVSNQNNLLTHTITARENLENILTDLYTKKQAQQSEISQLHNQISLLQDERHLLQNQVWELLQNMETLDQDALTENTQEDLELFPFDEILEPVDPSSPTSDNLPPEWSNFLEKLPTNQIHVLKAIVAQDNPKAIIKQIAEEHMTMPNLLIDAINEVANLTLGELVIKTDAEIPEIYQDHILNLRKMLTKHEELITQS
- a CDS encoding aminoglycoside phosphotransferase family protein — translated: MILSLSSQNVIQYLQNVGLCSLEDGTLYESELPENSGNNRNLLVNLPDNRKLLVKQERRLNFDSNIHQFFNEWLFHQLLQKFPVLGNISELPSLLLHFDEENSIIVRSYLSEYVELGKFYQNNSIFPTEIATAIGTTLAGLHCSTFQRREYQDFMDTAPQGQFRYHFYNPAQGIGSINQDIFSKIPTEALKFHVLYQRYESLESAIADLAYEWKPCCLTHNDLQLNNILVHSRWQQLDNCLMRVIDWEACAWGDPAFDLGTLLASYIKIWLSSLVVDPSLELEESLNLAMIPLEIIQPSMLAVIRAYLQAFRLILDERQDFILRVIQFTGLALTHQIQNMIECCKYFDNTHICMLEVAKNLLISPEESVLTVFGSSETEILQSVKGYHKIVQSEEKQLLRIYYGKTRLRGC
- a CDS encoding T3SS effector HopA1 family protein; translation: MLNNSTNEILNSLFDIAANIQIEPNFCIQHPNYQPFALPNTVANRFQQNSPDLQHKYLALLLRNFLHGIYYNGSLQTALSINANHGNYSSHKILEHNSNVGIDWDFYEQLHQHNHGNGHYDCNWEVLRLEPDGSLAVTKNDLTLYVEAECYLKSRKEYAKVGDLTAIWMPKNRLQNGCYVAVSNLGQERQDTGDTNLGVGRIYFNFSSFGAIALMDSLTQHLNNANIPFSFEVLYNPSTYGRYDAGVLHFELQDYAIIHKILQIVYKQHQSYFQPQIPLFTKFLAPGLSLAEAPSQKFAPQESFGMNRCQIVANALLEAWEKGKNAIEERMRIIDQHFAQNLIDVQRPYLNPSSEDIYIPLNS
- a CDS encoding acyl-CoA thioesterase, with the translated sequence MIFTYKRTIRFQDTDAAGVVYFANVLSMCHEAYEESLGHSGINIHNFFTRPFVAFPIVHANVDLLRPMYCGDKLMISLIPQKIGMDKFEISYEITVNDVIVAKAITRQVCIDVNSRTKQELPDEMISWLETNRRDAEGVERRKSREEIM
- a CDS encoding TMEM14 family protein; amino-acid sequence: MNLGIVVAFGYGILALVGGIIGYIQAKSKVSLLSGSISGFLIIFAAYSQLQGQTWGLTLAAFVTGILVVFFAFRLARTRKFMPAGLMIIFGILTLAIIVNQIFAS